A window of the Salvelinus alpinus chromosome 25, SLU_Salpinus.1, whole genome shotgun sequence genome harbors these coding sequences:
- the LOC139553252 gene encoding ras and Rab interactor 3-like, whose translation MTPPTPPSKPSSPPVSPPPPVSPADPTPSPPFHLDSSTPLPPKPLTPSSPSSSTPPLLSASELLPPQIDSAIGSTDTTDVPHATVTEDCTPPLPKPQAPDVLEASTSPLPTPISPQVSVPSTLPFPNILDVSPPPLPLDMSSSVPELSSSEPTVPALSSHPVLNPSSLPLSSARVPPIAKPPPSTPPIHPLSKPSLSPFSSPPVPPVSKFSSPPLPKPSAPRKLSGPSQPRPPVPHPHSIAKPSSPALPRPPLPSTKPSFPPLPTPLVPLSAKPSSAPAPAPTPAPAPTPATAPPPSISILEKLIKTCPVWLQLAMAQEKSSLILKKETPGIFLVRKSPDQKAMVLSVRVSNQQGELQVQDILVKEEKSLIYLEGSVLVFDTIFKLISFYCVSRDILPFTLRLPEVIVQATKYEDIETISTLGSDFWGSELNSSSEEPGQRGTPVGQGQGHSSSCEIHLSAGTGNERLWYVNPIFIEEYCSSLEASTPVAAPILRSQSLNTPGQGQGQVPPKFKRPPPRPPNVPEGLLLSQGAKHGNRGTSDSPSPRSPPTLRRVTVKLGQKGEGNSSKGSGEGERAASQLCSEREVSVIATDSVAATQPLQPLSPHGATARHQHPAPRPPPHRIPLVPLRRMPSEKRPPPPGQEPPQEGSVGTVPVASLVCIDGTTNMAEEKKELRVEPYAGETETLQRQGTSETSNSSDAVSVAAPAPLTKRAAPPVPPPRKNKPSQAMPTTTLSPDMIGGGLLSINASLDTPQTSSIPSPARRAISIAEGEVREARGADVSLYAPDGGAALPALDHDSDSTSSTEEEADTVASQAGGAVGTNNTKVSMKRTPTIMLDRAKQRLSMVHFPSVFTNFMSADHKLQKRIVELSRDGSSYFGNLVKDYRVYILETMGKHSSSTELLQEIRQMMTQLKSYLIQSTELQNLLEPNVYTEDKLEVIMEAALCKAVLKPLREAVYSGLKNIHSRGGCLKRLRENQSVVLGTTTTDLGVTTSVPEIPVMEKIQLKLMTLHLEYSPQKKIDLLLKTCKIIYESMSIGCPGKAYGLDDFLPVLMYVLARSNMAFLLLDVEYMMELMDPALQLGEGSYYLTTTYGALEHIKNYDTQAVTQQLSLEIQDSIHRWEKRRTLNKAQVSCSSVQDFINVSFLEAGSNTKTLGVLPTTTAQDLCAQCAGKFEVLEPEFYSLSVLVEGHYQLLAPEEFPLTIKSSFHHSEPRKEYHFVYRPGRTESEGQEAESEEPAPTAETEPDEEKSLIEI comes from the exons ATGACTCCCCCGACTCCCCCCTCTaaaccctcctctccccctgtctcaccCCCACCCCCTGTCTCACCCGCTGACCCCACTCCCTCACCACCATTCCATttagactcctctacccccctcccccctaaacccctcactccctcctcaccctcctcatcCACACCACCCCTTCTTTCAGCATCTGAACTGCTCCCTCCTCAAATTGACTCGGCCATTGGCTCCACTGACACCACTGATGTCCCTCATGCCACTGTCACAGAGGACTGTACCCCTCCACTCCCCAAACCCCAAGCACCTGATGTCCTAGAGGCATCCACTTCACCCCTCCCCACACCAATATCACCTCAAGTCTCAGTGCCCTCTACACTCCCTTTTCCTAATATCTTggatgtctctcctcctcctctccccttagATATGTCCTCTTCAGTCCCAGAGCTCTCTTCTTCAGAGCCAACCGTACCAGCACTTTCCTCTCACCCAGTCCTAAATCcctcctcacttcctctctcctctgcccgtGTACCTCCTATAGCAAAaccccctccctccactccccccATTCATCCTCTTTCAAAACCCTCCttatctcctttctcctctccccctgttccTCCTGTCTCAAAGTTCTCCTCACCCCCCCTTCCTAAACCTTCAGCACCTCGAAAACTCTCCGGTCCATCCCAGCCGAGACCCCCTGTTCCTCACCCTCACTCGATAGCCAAGCCATCCTCCCCTGCTCTCCCCAGACCCCCTCTTCCATCTACCAAGCCCTCgtttccccctctccccaccccacTAGTCCCTCTTTCAGCTAAGCCCtcctcagccccagccccagccccaaccccagccccagccccaaccccagccacAGCCCCACCACCTAGCATCAGTATCCTGGAGAAGCTGATCAAAACATGTCCTGTGTGGTTGCAGTTAGCCATGGCCCAGGAGAAATCCTCACTTATACTGAAGAAAGAAACTCCTGGG ATCTTTTTAGTGCGTAAAAGCCCGGACCAGAAGGCCATGGTTCTGTCAGTACGTGTGTCTAACCAGCAGGGGGAGCTTCAGGTCCAGGACATTCTGGTTAAAGAAGAGAAGTCAT TGATCTACCTGGAAGGGTCTGTCCTGGTCTTTGACACCATCTTCAAACTCATCTCCTTCTACTGTGTCAGCCG GGATATTCTCCCCTTCACTCTGAGGTTGCCTGAGGTCATCGTCCAGGCAACCAAGTATGAAGACATAGAGACGATATCGACGTTAGGCTCAG atttctGGGGCTCTGAGCTGAACAGTTCCTCTGAGGAGCCAGGACAAAGGGGCACACCAGTAGGCCAGGGCCAGGGTCACAGCTCCTCCTGTGAGATCCATCTGTCTGCTGGGACCGGTAACGAGCGGCTGTGGTACGTTAACCCCATCTTCATTGAGGAGTATTGCAGCAGCCTGGAGGCCTCCACTCCCGTCGCTGCTCCCATCCTCAGGAGCCAGAGCCTGAACACCCCAGGCCAAGGGCAGGGGCAAGTACCCCCCAAGTTCAAACGCCCCCCACCCCGACCCCCTAATGTCCCTGAGGGATTGTTACTGTCACAGGGGGCCAAGCATGGGAACAGAGGGACGTCTGATTCCCCCTCCCCACGCTCACCACCCACACTTCGTAGAGTTACAGTCAAGTTAGGGCAGAAAGGGGAAGGAAACAGCAGCAAGGgcagtggggagggagagagagctgcctCTCAACTTtgctcagagagagaggtgtcagttATAGCCACTGACTCAGTAGCAGCTACTCAGCCTCTACAGCCGCTGTCACCGCACGGAGCAACAGCTAGACATCAGCACCCAGCACCCCGGCCACCCCCACACAGGATACCACTTGTGCCCCTCCGGCGGATGCCCTCAGAGAAGCGTCCTCCACCCCCAGGACAGGAGCCGCCCCAGGAGGGCAGTGTTGGTACAGTGCCTGTTGCTTCACTGGTGTGCATCGACGGCACCACCAACATggcagaggagaagaaggagTTAAGAGTGGAGCCCTATGCTGGTGAGACAGAGACACTGCAGAGGCAAGGGACATCAGAGACTTCAAACAGCAGTGACGCTGTCAGCGTGGCTGCACCAGCCCCTCTGACGAAGAGGGCCGCACCGCCAGTCCCGCCTCCCAGAAAGAATAAGCCCTCCCAGGCCATGCCCACTACAACTCTCTCCCCAGACATGATAGGTGGAGGACTTCTTTCAATCAATGCATCATTAGACACCCCCCAGACCTCCAGCATCCCCTCGCCAGCCCGGAGGGCCATTTCCATCGCTGAGGGGGAGGTAAGGGAGGCCAGGGGGGCAGATGTGTCCCTGTACGCCCCTGATGGTGGCGCGGCCCTCCCTGCACTGGACCATGACTCTGACTCTACCAGCAGCACAGAGGAGGAGGCTGATACCGTGGCCAGCCAGGCTGGAGGGGCCGTTGGGACCAACAATACCAAA GTGTCAATGAAAAGGACCCCTACCATTATGCTGGACCGGGCCAAGCAACGCCTCTCCATGGTCCACTTCCCCAGTGTGTTTACCAACTTCATGAGCGCTGACCATAAGCTGCAGAAGAGGATTGTGGAACTGTCCCGGGACGGGAGCTCCTACTTCGGGAACCTGGTGAAGGATTACAG GGTGTATATCCTGGAGACCATGGGGAAGCACAGCTCCAGCACTGAGCTGCTGCAGGAGATCAGGCAGATGATGACCCAGCTGAAGAGTTACCTCATCCAGAGCACTGAGCTGCAGAACCTACTGGAGCCCAATGTCTACACAGAGGACAAACTAG AGGTGATTATGGAGGCTGCGCTGTGTAAGGCTGTGCTGAAGCCTCTGCGGGAGGCTGTCTACTCCGGCCTGAAGAACATCCACTCCAGGGGGGGCTGTCTGAAGAGACTGAGGGAGAACCAGAGTGTGGTCCTGGGCACCACCACCACAGATCTGGGGGTCACCACCAGCGTTCCAGAGATCCCCGTCATGGAGAAG ATCCAGCTGAAGCTGATGACCCTCCACCTTGAGTACTCCCCTCAGAAGAAGATTGATCTGCTCCTCAAGACCTGCAAGATCATCTATGAGTCCATGTCTATAGGCTGCCCAG GAAAAGCCTATGGATTGGATGACTTCCTGCCGGTGCTGATGTACGTCCTGGCCAGGAGCAACATGGCCTTCCTGCTACTGGATGTGGAGTACATGATGGAGCTGATGGACCCTGCACTGCAGTTAGGAGAAG gcTCCTACTACCTGACGACCACGTATGGAGCCTTGGAGCACATAAAGAACTATGACACGCAGGCGGTGACACAGCAGCTCAGTCTGGAGATCCAGGACTCTATCCACCGCTGGGAGAAGAGACGCACCCTGAACAAGGCCCAGGTGTCATGCTCATCTGTACAG